One window from the genome of Candidatus Zixiibacteriota bacterium encodes:
- a CDS encoding putative sulfate exporter family transporter, whose translation MTSGQRETMKEFSADQNYKDAIDKLFQMPVNAHSNIVLKLLFLLVSLAFLTAVGVKAMGGNPFEYISGFTVIFVLSIIAYTFADQQVIRAYGLGYAFWALLIGLLISNTIGTPKWLLSGAKTEMFIKTGLVLLGAEILFGKILSLGAPGLVVAWVVTPTVIFFMFMFGTRILKMTSKTLVMIIAAATSVCGVSAAIATAAACKAKKEELTLAVGMTLIFTVLMMIFMPVGIKMLGMNTAVGAAWMGGTIDATGAVVAAGSMLGAEAEKIAAVVKMIQNILIGVVAFIVAIYFTFKVEQRSDATKPNAMEIWYRFPKFIVGFVGASILFSFVLIPIYGTGYVESDVIKASTKTLRGWLFCLAFVSIGLESNFRDLGSQLVGGKPIILYVIGQSFNLILTLFMAFLAFGGILFGSF comes from the coding sequence ATGACTTCCGGGCAGAGGGAAACTATGAAGGAGTTCTCTGCCGATCAAAATTACAAAGATGCGATCGATAAACTCTTTCAGATGCCTGTCAACGCTCACAGCAATATTGTTCTCAAACTCCTTTTTCTTCTCGTGTCGCTGGCATTCTTGACAGCGGTCGGTGTCAAGGCGATGGGAGGAAATCCCTTCGAATATATTAGTGGTTTCACCGTAATCTTTGTCCTCTCAATTATTGCCTACACTTTTGCCGACCAGCAGGTGATCAGAGCTTACGGGCTCGGTTACGCTTTCTGGGCGCTTTTGATCGGACTTTTGATCTCGAACACAATCGGTACGCCCAAATGGCTTCTCTCCGGAGCCAAGACCGAGATGTTTATCAAGACCGGCCTGGTGCTTTTGGGTGCGGAGATACTTTTCGGCAAGATTTTATCTCTGGGCGCGCCCGGCCTGGTAGTGGCCTGGGTGGTCACCCCGACGGTGATATTCTTTATGTTTATGTTCGGTACTCGGATTTTGAAGATGACTTCCAAAACCCTGGTGATGATCATCGCCGCCGCGACCTCGGTCTGCGGTGTATCAGCCGCGATTGCCACGGCCGCCGCCTGTAAAGCCAAAAAAGAGGAGTTGACCCTGGCGGTCGGGATGACTTTGATTTTTACGGTCTTGATGATGATCTTTATGCCGGTCGGAATCAAGATGCTGGGTATGAATACCGCGGTCGGCGCGGCCTGGATGGGCGGTACTATCGACGCCACCGGGGCTGTCGTGGCGGCCGGGTCGATGCTGGGAGCCGAGGCCGAGAAAATCGCCGCGGTGGTCAAGATGATCCAGAATATCCTGATCGGCGTGGTCGCCTTCATTGTAGCGATTTATTTCACGTTTAAAGTCGAACAGCGAAGTGATGCCACCAAACCTAATGCGATGGAGATATGGTATCGCTTCCCGAAATTCATAGTCGGATTTGTTGGCGCGTCGATACTGTTTTCCTTCGTGTTGATTCCGATCTATGGAACTGGATATGTCGAAAGCGATGTGATCAAAGCCTCGACCAAAACATTGCGGGGATGGCTGTTCTGCCTGGCGTTTGTGTCGATCGGACTGGAGTCGAACTTCCGTGACCTGGGAAGCCAATTGGTGGGCGGTAAACCGATCATATTATATGTCATAGGCCAGAGCTTCAACCTGATTTTGACTCTGTTTATGGCGTTTCTGGCTTTTGGAGGAATCCTGTTTGGATCGTTCTAA
- a CDS encoding adenylylsulfate reductase subunit alpha (catalyzes the reduction of adenosine 5'-phosphosulfate to AMP and sulfite) encodes YKWGYTNMSTVKGLFCAGDASGASSHKFSSGSHAEGRIAGKAAVRFALDNADLPAVDQSVIDELRTKILKPLELFDQNRKGTSDVDIHPAYMKPKMFMFRLQKIMDEYAGGVTAQFSTSKAQLEKGLELLSFLREDADNLAAEDLHELMRVWENVHRMWQAEVHVRTILAREETRWPGYYYRADEPKMKEDWEAFVNCIWHPDSGEWEMVKRPVKRLYE; translated from the coding sequence GTACAAGTGGGGTTACACCAACATGTCGACCGTGAAGGGCCTCTTCTGCGCCGGCGACGCCTCTGGCGCCTCCTCGCACAAGTTCTCTTCCGGTTCCCATGCTGAAGGTCGTATCGCCGGTAAGGCCGCCGTCCGCTTCGCGCTCGACAATGCTGATCTTCCGGCTGTTGACCAGAGCGTGATCGACGAGCTCAGGACCAAGATCCTCAAGCCTCTGGAACTGTTCGATCAGAACCGCAAGGGCACTTCCGATGTCGATATTCATCCTGCCTACATGAAACCGAAAATGTTCATGTTCCGTCTGCAGAAGATCATGGATGAGTACGCCGGTGGTGTTACCGCTCAGTTCTCCACCTCCAAGGCTCAGCTCGAGAAGGGTCTCGAACTTCTCTCCTTCCTGAGGGAAGATGCCGATAACCTGGCCGCCGAGGACCTGCACGAACTGATGCGTGTCTGGGAGAATGTCCACCGTATGTGGCAGGCTGAAGTTCACGTTCGCACTATCCTGGCTCGTGAAGAAACCCGCTGGCCGGGTTACTACTATCGCGCTGACGAGCCCAAGATGAAAGAAGACTGGGAAGCCTTTGTCAATTGCATCTGGCACCCGGATTCAGGCGAATGGGAAATGGTCAAGCGCCCGGTTAAGCGTCTCTATGAATAA
- a CDS encoding YkgJ family cysteine cluster protein: MSMKEIQRLKDTILKEYPRLKKDDKFKFACHSGVECFNDCCGDVNIFLTPYDVLRLKNALGISSQEFLDKYTLLPAAEGQKLPVVVLRMQDDEKKSCFFVAEEGCTVYNDRPWACRMYPLGLASPGEGNSQLDNEFFFLLKEGSCKGFEEDKEQTIEEWTEDQGIEDYNKFGELYKDIYTHPYFEREPQLIPQKIDMFFLASYNLDRFRSFIFNSSFLKKFDIDDDTVARIKDSDEELLMFGFRWIRFALFGEKTIKINDEVREIVQDKLRETRD; this comes from the coding sequence ATGTCGATGAAAGAGATTCAAAGACTCAAAGACACTATCTTGAAAGAATATCCACGTCTCAAAAAAGATGACAAGTTTAAGTTCGCCTGTCATTCCGGCGTGGAATGTTTCAATGACTGTTGTGGGGACGTCAATATTTTCCTGACTCCTTACGACGTCCTAAGACTCAAAAACGCCCTGGGAATTTCTTCGCAGGAATTTTTGGACAAGTACACACTGCTCCCGGCCGCTGAGGGTCAGAAACTTCCGGTGGTCGTCCTGAGAATGCAGGATGACGAGAAGAAATCATGTTTCTTCGTGGCCGAAGAAGGATGCACTGTCTACAACGATCGTCCATGGGCCTGCCGCATGTACCCGCTCGGGCTGGCCTCTCCGGGTGAAGGCAATTCTCAGCTCGACAATGAGTTTTTCTTCTTACTCAAGGAAGGTTCATGCAAGGGTTTCGAGGAAGACAAAGAGCAAACCATCGAGGAATGGACCGAAGACCAGGGAATCGAAGACTACAACAAGTTTGGTGAATTGTACAAAGACATTTACACCCATCCCTATTTCGAAAGAGAGCCCCAGCTCATCCCACAGAAAATCGATATGTTTTTTCTGGCCAGCTACAACCTCGACCGCTTCCGTAGTTTCATCTTCAACAGCAGTTTCTTAAAGAAGTTCGACATCGATGATGATACTGTCGCCCGAATCAAAGACAGCGACGAAGAGCTTCTGATGTTCGGTTTCCGCTGGATCCGCTTCGCCCTGTTCGGCGAAAAAACGATCAAGATCAATGACGAGGTACGCGAGATCGTTCAGGACAAGCTGAGAGAGACCCGCGACTGA